A portion of the Salmo trutta chromosome 1, fSalTru1.1, whole genome shotgun sequence genome contains these proteins:
- the LOC115203693 gene encoding forkhead box protein J1-B-like: protein MPVLPSQEIGTRFKEKWMKLHPEDQDSVNGSVHLDDSLTSLQWLQDFTIVSASLESLPGSTCQPYHLPEPSHLHPQGSDSPSSPPAGDTAASGMPQSAGSPITSSASANRTSYYSLHPTVTNNHHQITVAAKSLEEVDFKTNHEVKPPYSYATLICMAMQAGKKNKITLSAIYNWITENFCYYRRAETSWQNSIRHNLSLNKCFMKVPRQKNEPGKGGFWQIDPQYADMFVNGVFKRRRMPDIHFNTQRHNKTQGSSRNRKTQEYHQHFPQAHYTVSHRGAGAGNRRKLGGTKWETVHKSPLLTPDLMEPEALKGELDWAMVFDDVLNGSSNNFEDLDINLALNSLDCKVELSQQDQGWDWHLGKWCSGGADRDHQQACRYMEVTTMGCYSMEEIQQHLNLTGLQQPLPLAVHPQHFEELTLFPDEQQRHPWEELKEEVQAVPITLDHSLSFCEGFFTEMQPWGTAESYV from the exons ATGCCAGTACTACCAAGTCAGGAGATTGGAACCAGATTCAAGGAGAAATGGATGAAGCTTCACCCAGAAGACCAAGACAGTGTGAATGGTTCAGTGCACCTGGATGACAGTCTCACCAGCCTCCAATGGCTCCAGGACTTCACCATAGTCAGTGCGAGTCTAGAAAGCCTACCGGGCTCCACTTGCCAGCCGTACCACCTGCCTGAGCCCAGCCACCTGCACCCTCAGGGCTCCGACTCCCCCTCCAGTCCACCTGCTGGGGACACTGCAGCCTCCGGCATGCCTCAGAGTGCAGGCAGCCCCATCACCTCCAGTGCCTCAGCcaacaggaccagttactactcCCTTCACCCGACAGTGACCAACAACCACCACCAGATCACTGTGGCAGCCAAGTCCCTGGAGGAGGTCGACTTCAAGACCAACCACGAGGTGAAGCCTCCCTACTCCTACGCCACACTGATCTGCATGGCCATGCAGGCCGGCAAGAAGAACAAGATCACACTGTCTGCTATCTATAACTGGATCACAGAGAACTTCTGCTACTACAGACGTGCTGAGACCAGCTGGCAG AACTCTATCCGTCATAATCTGTCACTCAACAAGTGCTTCATGAAGGTTCCCAGGCAGAAGAATGAACCAGGAAAAGGGGGATTCTGGCAGATTGACCCTCAGTACGCAGACATGTTTGTCAATGGAGTCTTCAAGCGCAGGCGGATGCCAGACATCCATTTCAACACCCAGAGACACAACAAAACCCAAGGATCATCTCGTAACCGAAAAACCCAGGAGTACCACCAGCATTTCCCCCAGGCCCACTACACAGTGTCCCACAGAGGGGCAGGTGCTGGGAACAGACGCAAACTTGGTGGCACAAAGTGGGAGACAGTCCATAAATCACCACTGTTGACACCGGATCTCATGGAACCAGAGGCACTGAAGGGTGAACTAGACTGGGCCATGGTGTTTGACGATGTTCTGAATGGGAGCAGCAATAACTTTGAGGATCTAGACATTAACCTAGCTCTGAACTCCCTGGACTGTAAGGTGGAGCTCTCCCAGCAGGATCAAGGCTGGGACTGGCACCTGGGGAAGTGGTGCAGCGGAGGGGCTGACCGGGATCACCAGCAGGCCTGCAGGTATATGGAGGTGACCACCATGGGCTGCTACAGCATGGAGGAGATCCAGCAGCACCTCAACCTGACTGGGCTGCAGCAGCCGCTCCCTTTGGCGGTCCACCCACAGCACTTTGAGGAGCTGACACTGTTTCCTGATGAGCAGCAGAGGCACCCCTGGGAGGAGCTGAAAGAGGAGGTGCAGGCAGTGCCTATCACCCTGGACCATAGTCTCAGCTTCTGTGAAGGCTTCTTCACTGAGATGCAGCCATGGGGGACAGCAGAGTCTTATGTGTGA